Genomic segment of Polycladomyces abyssicola:
TTGACCCCGAGTCAGGCGGTAGCACAGATTGAACGGACCAATACCGTCATTTTCAATTTGACGGGTATGCGTATGCTGTTGGTTCGTCCGCCGTACGGAAAGCTGAATGATCAGCTCGAACAGCGGTTTCATCAGCTGGGATACACCATCGTCAACTGGAGTGTGGATACCCGCGACTGGGCGGGTACGCCGACGGCCAAAATCATGCGCTATGTACAGAACCAGACGGGACCGGGCGGCATCATCCTGCAACACTCGGCGGGAGCGCCCGGACACCTGGACAACACGATCAAAGCGTTGCCGCATATCATTCACTACCTCAAATCACACGGCTACGAAATCGTGACGATACCCGAGTTGCTGGCCAAACCGGCTTATGTCGGCATCAGATGAACATAAACACCCCATGCTACATGCATGGGGTGTTCACATTTTTGCTCTTTCAATCGCTTTTGCATTTCCAGCCCCATTTTTTCAGCAGTCGGATCAGCTGCTCCTTTTCCTCTATCGACAAGCCGCGACTGAGCCCGGTGCAGTTTTCGGTATGGTGCGGTATAATAATTTCGAATTGAATGGTATCAAAATTGAGAAAAATGCATGAGGAGGAACACGTCGGATGACCCTCAGCGTGAAAGAAGCCATTGAAAGCCGGCGCAGTATTCGAGAGTACGAACAAAAGCCCATTCCGCGTGCAGATTTGCAGGAGATCCTGTGGTTGGCCCATTTGGCTCCCAGTGCGTGGAACGTACAACCGTGGCGCTTGATCGTCGTGACCGATCCGGAATTGAAATCACAGTTGCAAGAGGCGGCCTACGGACAAAAGCAGGTTGGCTCGGCTCCCGCCGTCATCGTGGTCACCAGCGATATGGAGGATGTACTCCAACACCCCCGGGAATTTGCACACCCCAACATGCCGCCCGAAGCGGTGGACCGGTTGGAGAAAACCATCTTGGATACGTTCGGATCGCAAAGTGTAGAACAACGTGGAGCATGGGGAGCGGCTCAGACATATATCTTTTTGGGATTCTTGCTCATTGCGGCGAAAGGAATGGGATACGACACCTCCCCCATGCTCGGGTTTGACCCCGTCAAGGTGCGACGGCTTCTCAACCTGGCGGATCACGTGCAAATTCCCGCTTTGGTGGCGATCGGCAAAGGTGCTGAACCTGGCTATCCCCATCACCGCCATTCTCTGGATCGCATTGTGACGTACCGTTAATATTCCCCAATCTCATTATCCAAGGTCGATCCTCTTTGCACGGGATCGCCCCTCTTCGTATGTGCCATTTTTTCATGAAAAAACCGGGTTCCCATTAAGGGAATCCGGTTTTCGTTACTTCCGGCAGGCAAGTCGACTGTATACACTATCGAATTGGATCCTGCCCAAAAGTTGAGAAAAGAAGCTGTATCCAATCCTGATAGAACCAGGTGTGTATGATTTTAGGTAATTTATCCCATATATGTGACGTTTTTATCGACAAATGGTGGCTGATTTGTTTCATCTTGTTGAAATTCATTTGAATTCGAGCTGAAACCGGGGACTGCAAGGGATAGGATTTGATATGATGGGATGGAATCAAAATCCTTTACAAAGCCCTAACATATCCTGAAACACCCTAAAATTACCGGTTATTACCGGAAACCAACCGAAAGTGAAGGAGCATCGGCGAAACCTTGGGATCGACTTATGTGAAAAGTTGAACAATTTTGCGCTGATGCGGGAAAGGGGATAACGACGATGGAGCCATTTCGCAAACGTTTACGTCAATGGCTGACACTGATCGGCTTGTCGGCGGTGTTGCTGCTGGCGGGCTGCAGCCGTGAACAATATGTGGTACTGGATCCGAAAGGCCCTATCGCGAAACAACAATATGATCTCATCGTTTGGTCGTTCGGATTAATGTTGATCATCGTTTTGGCGGTATTTGGGATTTTTGCGTACGTGATCATCAAATACCGGGCCAAACCGGAAAACAAAGGCTACGAACCGCCGGATCAGGAGGGCAGCAAGCTCCTTGAGACGGTCTGGACGTTGATTCCCATCGTAGTCGTCATCGCATTGGCGGTTCCCACGGTGAAGGCGACATACGGCTTGGAAAAACAGCCTTCCAGTGACAAACCGCCGATCACCATCAAGGTGACGTCGGCGGATTGGAAATGGATTTTCCGCTATCCCAAGGAAGGAATTGAGACGGTCAACTACGTGACAATTCCCGCCGATACACCGGTCAATTTCGAGATGGACGCGGTGGGACCGATGAACTCGTTTTGGGTTCCTTCACTGGGCGGACAGGAATATACCATGCCCGGCATGGTGATGCATCTGTGGTTGCAGGCGGATCAACCCGGTGTGTACCAAGGGAGAAGTGCCAACTTCTCCGGTAAGTATTTCACCCACATGACCTTTGACGTCATCGCCAAATCGCCTGCGGATTATGACAAATGGGTTCAGCAGGTGAAGAAAACCGCGCCGAAACAAACGGAAGAGCAGTATCTTCAGTTGTTGGAGCGTGGTTTGGCGAAGAAAATGACCTTCTCTTCCTATCCCAAAATTGCCGATCAAGCGGGATTGATTGGGGAAGTCAAAGGCATCCGGGATAAGATGAACGGGCCGAAAGAGCCTGACACCGGAACGATGCACCATCACCATCACGCCCACTGAGGGAGAAGGAGGATTGGCAAGTATGGGATTTCATCTTCCCAAGAACTTTTTGGTGACCGGCGAACCGATGATTGTTGTCGCCGAAGTGTTGAGCGTGCTCACTCTCGCCGGGATCATTTTCGTCTTGACTTACTATAAGAAATGGAAATGGCTGTGGGACGAATGGCTGACGACCGTTGATCACAAAAAGATCGGGATCATGTACATTATGACGTCCCTGTTGATGTTGTTCCGCGGGGGCGTGGACGCCTTGCTGATGCGGACGCAGTTGGCTTTGCCCAACCTGCACATTCTGGACGCGGAACACTATAACCAGATTTTCACCGCGCACGGTACGATCATGATCTTTTTCATGGCCATGCCGTTCATCTTCGGATTGATGAACGTGGCCGTGCCGCTGCAAATCGGAGCGCGTGACGTCGCATTCCCTTACCTGAACGCCATCAGCTTCTGGCTGTTTTTCGTCGGTTGCATGCTGTTCAACATCTCGTTCATGATCGGTGGCGCGCCGGATGCGGGTTGGACCAACTACACACCGCTGGCCGGCAGTGATCTTGCTCCCGGACCCGGTATCAACTACTACCTGATCAGCTTGCAGATTTCCGGAATCGGGTCGCTGATGACCGGGATCAACTTCCTGGTCACCATCCTGAAAATGCGCGCGCCGGGCATGACGTTGATGCGGATGCCGATGTTTACGTGGTCCGTGTTGATCACGTCGATCATCATCATCTTCGCGTTCCCGGTGCTGACCGTTGCGTTGGCCTTGTTGACAATCGACCGGTTGTTCGGGTCGCACTTCTTCACCATCTCCGGTGGAGGAGAGCCGATGATGTGGGCCAACCTGTTCTGGATCTGGGGTCACCCGGAAGTGTATATCGTGGTTTTGCCCGCATTCGGCATTTTCTCCGATGTGATCAGCACGTTCGCCCGTAAGCGGCTGTTCGGATACGGCGCGATGGTGTACTCGATGGTCGTGATCTCGGCACTCAGCTTCCTTACATGGGTGCACCACTTCTTCACGATGGGCGCAGGACCGGCCGTTAACTCCTTCTTCTCGATATCGACGATGGCCATCGCCATTCCGACCGGGGTGAAGGTGTTCAACTGGCTGTTTACGCTGTACAAAGGACGGATTGAATTTACGACGCCGATGCTGTGGTCGGTCGGCTTCATCCCCACGTTCCTGATCGGGGGCCTGACCGGGGTGATGCTCGCTGTGGCACCGGCGGATTACCAATATCACAACAGTTACTTCCTGATCTCCCACTTCCACTATGTATTGGTCGGGGGAACCGTTTTCGGTTGTTTGGCGGGGCTGTACTATTGGTGGCCCAAAATGTTCGGTTTCAAGCTGGACGAACGGCAAGGGAAATGGGCGTTTTGGCTGTTTAACATCGGGTTTAATGTCTGCTTCTTCCCTCAGTATTTGGTGGGCTTAATGGGGATGACCCGGCGGATATACACCTATCCGGAAGGGCTTGGCTGGACTCCGTACAACTTTATCTCTACGGTGGGCGCCTATATGATGGGTGTCGGGTTCCTCATCATGGTGTACAACATCTTGTACAGCGTGCGTCACGGCGAACGCGATGTCACGGGCGACATCTGGAACGGGCGGACGCTGGAGTGGTCGATCTCCTCGCCGGCACCGCACTACAACTTCGCCCGCATCCCGGAAGTGGATGACGTGGACGCGTGGTGGCACATGAAGAAGCGGAAACGGAAACAACCTTGGGAACTGCGACCACTCAAACCGATTCACATGCCCAACAACTCTGGCCGGCCGTTTATCATGTCGATTTGGTTCTTCATCGCCGGGTTTGGGTTGGTGTTTGAATGGTATTGGATGGGTATCATCGGATTGCTCGGCGTGCTGTATTGCATGCTGAAACGTTCGTTTGAATACGACGATCACCACTACATTCAAGTGGATGAGATCGAGCGTACGGAATCTGCGGCAGGGAGGGCGTGACGATGGCAGAACACGCATTGCAAACGCACGGTAAATCCGCGGAAGAGTCCGCCTTGCCCTTGGAGTACTCAACAGAGGAAGGTCGTCTGAAAATCTTCGGTTTCTGGGTGTTCCTGGGTGCGGAAATCGTCTTGTTCGCCAGTTTGTTTGCCACGTATCTCGTTTTGGCGGGGCGCACTGCCGGCGGACCGACAGCGAAAGAACTGTTTGAGATCAAGGATTTCATGATGGAAACGATCATCTTGTTGACCAGCAGTTTCACCTGCGGTCTCGGCACCTTGGCCTTGCGCAACCGGAGCAAGGGAGGTATCCTGTTCTGGTATGTTGTGACTTTGCTCTTGGGTCTGGCCTTCATCGCACTGGAAATAACGGAGTTTGTCCATTACGTGGGTGAAGGCGCGACCATGCAACGAAGCGCATTTCTGTCCGGCTTCTTCACGTTGGTGGGCACGCACGGTGCGCACGTCAGCCTGGGGATTCTCTGGATGACACTGATCTTGATCCAATTGGTTCAACGCGGCGTCACCGCCGCCACGGCCAGGAGAGTGTTCATCGTCGGCTTGTACTGGCACTTCCTGGACGTGGTCTGGATCTTCATTTTCACGCTCGTCTACCTGATGGGGGTGGCGTACTGATGGCAAAAGAAAAAGGAAACGCACAAACCGGCAACGGTCATCGTGAAACACCGATCAAGCATATTTTGGGGTTCATCCTCTCCTTGGTCCTGACGTTCGCGGCGCTGTGGGTAGCGTTGTATGCACCGGTGACCAAGCCGGTCATGTTGACTGCCATTCTCGTACTGGCTGTGATGCAGTTCTTCGTCCAACTGTTGATGTTCATGCACTGGACGGAGGGCAGCGGAACGTACCAAGTGGTGACCACTTTGTACGGTGTTTTCGTCGCGGTGGTGACCGTCGTTGGTTCAGTCTGGATCTTTTTCGGCATGTACGGGATTTGACACTCCACACGGCAAAAGCCGTGGGATTCTTGAGTGGTTAACGCCCTCAGTCCATTTCTGTTTCGGGCAACCCTCAAGCTAGGGCTGTGTCATCAGCCCATCCCACCCGGTTAGCACGTACCCGGATGGGCGGCACACCTGTTACCAGTGTGCTAGGCTACTAACCCTGAAATGGCTTTGGCGATGTTGATCGCCCCATTCAGATCAGCATGGATAGTGTATCCGCACTGTTTGCACTTGAAGCGGATACCGCTTCTGTTCGCCTTTTCGCGATAACCGCACTTGCAGGTTTGGCTGGTGTATTCGGGATTGACGATCTCCACCCGAATACCCGCCATCTCTGCTTTGTAGCGGATCATCTCTTTCAGCTGATAAAACGACCAGGAATGCAGGTTCCGTCCAGCTTCTTTTTTTGACTTAGCTCGGTTTCGGATGTCCGTCAAGTCTTCCATACGGATGATTCCAACACCGTTGGATACCGCAAAGTTGACGATTTGACGGCTGATCTTGTGATTGTGATCTTTCATCCACCGGGCTTCTTTGTTCTTGGACTTGCGGATCGCATCGAGCTTCTTGGCTTTGCCCAGCTTCCGCCGTTTGGCGGCGTAGCGTCTGCGTATGTATGCGCATTGATTCCCTTTAAAGAACAGGGATTTGGTTCCGATGCTTGCCACCGCCAAATAGCGGAGTCCGAGGTCAATGCCCATCACCTTTTCGCCTTGGCTGGCTTCCACATCAAACGTGATCGGCAAGGCAATGAACCATTTGCGCTTCTTCTTGTAGAGCTTCGCCGTTCCTTGTTTGGCCATTCCGTCGATGATCCGATCCAGCCATTGTTGCTGATATGACCGAGCCACAACCGGCACACCGATGCGCTTCTCAAGCATAGGGAACGACACCGTGTAGAAGTCGCCGTTTTTCTCGACTTTCAGGTTCTGATTGTTGAACGAACACCACATCTTCCTGAATGCCCGAGCTTGTTGGTGTTTCTTCTGCGATTTCACATCCCGGATCGTTTGGTTTATGATCGCAGACGGGAACTTCTCGTCAGAAAACTCCTTGAAAATCTTGCTGGTCGCCTTGTTCACGTCGGGATGAAGCAAGAGCCAGTTTGCAAACTTCGTGTTGATCTGTGTCATTCGTTCATACATGGCCTGTTTGAATTTGATTGGTTTATACAGTTCCAGCTTGAGTGTGATGGTGGGCATCCATTCACCCCCTTTTCTTCTCTTGTTCTTCCACATATTGCCGGATCGTTTCTCTTGAAACGTTTCCAGCCTGACAAATGTTTTTCACCAACTGTTTGAATCTCTCTTCCACTTGGTTTATCAACACTTTTCTGCGATAACGTGGGCAGAAAACAAAGTGGTAGTTAATCAGAGATACCGTCTTTTTGGTCCTTCTGTATGGTTGTCCCATGTTTTTAGTTGTATCAGTATTTTATTAATACTGCAACAACTAAAAACAAAAAATGTTGCTCTAAGCGCCCTCTTCAGAGGGCACCGAGCAACGCCGCCTTTCATCCCACGATTGAAATACCCCAAGGGTACTTCCTATGGGCGCCGTGGGCTTTCAGGCGACTATTTCTGTAAAAAAGTTGGCCGTCCTTTCGTGAGAAAGGGCGGCTTTTTTCGTGGTACTTCGCAATCCGTTATGCTATAGTTGGGAACTGTTTGAGAGAGGGATGCGATAACTGCCGGTGGAAGTGTTGACCGATTGACGGATTTGCCGGATGGGCGATCGGGAATCCATTGATGGGCTACTATTCCTTTTTAGCCAACCAAATCGTCCAATAATCTTGCTCGACAATTTCTTGCGTACTGCGATTACGCAAGCGTTCGCATATATATTGAACGAGATATTCCAATTCCAGATCCGATAGTTCGTGCAAAATGGACCGACCTGTTCTCGCCAAAAGTTCATCCTTGAGCTCCTCAAGACCGGTGTAGGTTTTTCTTGTCTCACTTAATTTGTATTCGTCAATGGATCGGAAGCACGCTTTCAGCAAGGCTTTCTTCACGGTTTTGCCATCGTGTCTTCGTTCGGCTTCTATTTGAATGAGTCTTGGGTATACTTCGAAGAAATACCCTCGAATATGATGCTCATTCGGCGGTTGCAAGGCATCCTCAATGGTGCGGCTCTGCACAATCAATATGCCGCTAGGTTTCAATAGCCTATAGGCCTCACGGAAACACGCTTCCTAGTCCGTCAGATGGTGAATAAGTGCCCTTTCCAGAATCACATCATACTGGGAACTTGGTAAGTTCGTATCAAGTGCATCCCCTTCGACAAACGTGATTTGGGGATAGCCCTTGCAGTTTTCTACAGCGCCTTTGATCATCTCCTTAGAAAAATCGACTCCGGTAACATGTTCTGCACCCATCTCAGCAAATGCCTTACAGTAAATACCCCCACCGCAGCCGACATCCAAAATGTGTTTGCCTTTCACATCAAC
This window contains:
- a CDS encoding class I SAM-dependent methyltransferase, which produces MPIDFHSKDNRFTYATRRADSSWMSGIQKIVDVKGKHILDVGCGGGIYCKAFAEMGAEHVTGVDFSKEMIKGAVENCKGYPQITFVEGDALDTNLPSSQYDVILERALIHHLTD
- the qoxD gene encoding cytochrome aa3 quinol oxidase subunit IV; amino-acid sequence: MAKEKGNAQTGNGHRETPIKHILGFILSLVLTFAALWVALYAPVTKPVMLTAILVLAVMQFFVQLLMFMHWTEGSGTYQVVTTLYGVFVAVVTVVGSVWIFFGMYGI
- a CDS encoding RNA-guided endonuclease InsQ/TnpB family protein; translation: MPTITLKLELYKPIKFKQAMYERMTQINTKFANWLLLHPDVNKATSKIFKEFSDEKFPSAIINQTIRDVKSQKKHQQARAFRKMWCSFNNQNLKVEKNGDFYTVSFPMLEKRIGVPVVARSYQQQWLDRIIDGMAKQGTAKLYKKKRKWFIALPITFDVEASQGEKVMGIDLGLRYLAVASIGTKSLFFKGNQCAYIRRRYAAKRRKLGKAKKLDAIRKSKNKEARWMKDHNHKISRQIVNFAVSNGVGIIRMEDLTDIRNRAKSKKEAGRNLHSWSFYQLKEMIRYKAEMAGIRVEIVNPEYTSQTCKCGYREKANRSGIRFKCKQCGYTIHADLNGAINIAKAISGLVA
- the qoxA gene encoding cytochrome aa3 quinol oxidase subunit II, yielding MEPFRKRLRQWLTLIGLSAVLLLAGCSREQYVVLDPKGPIAKQQYDLIVWSFGLMLIIVLAVFGIFAYVIIKYRAKPENKGYEPPDQEGSKLLETVWTLIPIVVVIALAVPTVKATYGLEKQPSSDKPPITIKVTSADWKWIFRYPKEGIETVNYVTIPADTPVNFEMDAVGPMNSFWVPSLGGQEYTMPGMVMHLWLQADQPGVYQGRSANFSGKYFTHMTFDVIAKSPADYDKWVQQVKKTAPKQTEEQYLQLLERGLAKKMTFSSYPKIADQAGLIGEVKGIRDKMNGPKEPDTGTMHHHHHAH
- a CDS encoding nitroreductase family protein; translation: MTLSVKEAIESRRSIREYEQKPIPRADLQEILWLAHLAPSAWNVQPWRLIVVTDPELKSQLQEAAYGQKQVGSAPAVIVVTSDMEDVLQHPREFAHPNMPPEAVDRLEKTILDTFGSQSVEQRGAWGAAQTYIFLGFLLIAAKGMGYDTSPMLGFDPVKVRRLLNLADHVQIPALVAIGKGAEPGYPHHRHSLDRIVTYR
- the qoxB gene encoding cytochrome aa3 quinol oxidase subunit I; amino-acid sequence: MGFHLPKNFLVTGEPMIVVAEVLSVLTLAGIIFVLTYYKKWKWLWDEWLTTVDHKKIGIMYIMTSLLMLFRGGVDALLMRTQLALPNLHILDAEHYNQIFTAHGTIMIFFMAMPFIFGLMNVAVPLQIGARDVAFPYLNAISFWLFFVGCMLFNISFMIGGAPDAGWTNYTPLAGSDLAPGPGINYYLISLQISGIGSLMTGINFLVTILKMRAPGMTLMRMPMFTWSVLITSIIIIFAFPVLTVALALLTIDRLFGSHFFTISGGGEPMMWANLFWIWGHPEVYIVVLPAFGIFSDVISTFARKRLFGYGAMVYSMVVISALSFLTWVHHFFTMGAGPAVNSFFSISTMAIAIPTGVKVFNWLFTLYKGRIEFTTPMLWSVGFIPTFLIGGLTGVMLAVAPADYQYHNSYFLISHFHYVLVGGTVFGCLAGLYYWWPKMFGFKLDERQGKWAFWLFNIGFNVCFFPQYLVGLMGMTRRIYTYPEGLGWTPYNFISTVGAYMMGVGFLIMVYNILYSVRHGERDVTGDIWNGRTLEWSISSPAPHYNFARIPEVDDVDAWWHMKKRKRKQPWELRPLKPIHMPNNSGRPFIMSIWFFIAGFGLVFEWYWMGIIGLLGVLYCMLKRSFEYDDHHYIQVDEIERTESAAGRA
- the qoxC gene encoding cytochrome aa3 quinol oxidase subunit III translates to MAEHALQTHGKSAEESALPLEYSTEEGRLKIFGFWVFLGAEIVLFASLFATYLVLAGRTAGGPTAKELFEIKDFMMETIILLTSSFTCGLGTLALRNRSKGGILFWYVVTLLLGLAFIALEITEFVHYVGEGATMQRSAFLSGFFTLVGTHGAHVSLGILWMTLILIQLVQRGVTAATARRVFIVGLYWHFLDVVWIFIFTLVYLMGVAY